A genomic stretch from Desulfovibrio aminophilus includes:
- a CDS encoding Fur family transcriptional regulator yields the protein MSLRPAHLAENLADVLRGRGYRLTPQRLAVIRALGRDASHPSAEEVHRRLLPDNPTLSLATVYKTIALLKQEGLLLEIDFGAADNRYDILRPYPHPHAVCTRCGAVSDPSDADVSELVERMTRETGYSISSHRLDFFGLCPSCRRKAGGK from the coding sequence ATGAGCCTTCGTCCCGCCCATCTCGCCGAGAACCTGGCCGACGTCCTGCGCGGCCGGGGCTATCGGCTCACGCCCCAGCGCCTGGCCGTGATCCGGGCCCTGGGCCGGGACGCCTCGCACCCCTCGGCCGAGGAGGTCCACCGGCGTCTGCTGCCCGACAACCCGACCCTGAGCCTGGCCACGGTCTACAAGACCATCGCCCTGCTCAAGCAGGAGGGCCTGCTCCTGGAGATCGACTTCGGCGCGGCGGACAACCGCTACGACATCCTCCGGCCCTACCCCCACCCCCACGCCGTCTGCACCCGCTGCGGGGCCGTGTCCGACCCGAGCGACGCGGACGTCTCCGAACTGGTCGAGCGCATGACCCGGGAGACGGGCTACTCCATCAGCTCGCATCGGCTGGATTTTTTCGGCCTGTGCCCCAGCTGCCGCCGAAAAGCGGGCGGGAAATAA